Proteins from a single region of Corynebacterium casei LMG S-19264:
- a CDS encoding ABC transporter ATP-binding protein, with translation MDALRIEGLSKKFGEKLAVNNLNLSIPYGSIYGIVGPNGAGKTTTLTMVTGITKPDAGKSWIAGHETGTIESKKAMGLLMDGAPVFEKLSGAEYLQYLGALRSMPAAEVEERSRELLSALGLSDAATKYIGDYSAGMTKKILLAGSILHDPEVLILDEPLEAVDPVSSRMVQQLLRSYAARGGTVILSSHVMELVEGLCDHVALINNGEVAVAGQIDQVRQGRSLTDVFVDYAGGAEFDDTTFTWLRGN, from the coding sequence ATGGACGCGCTTCGGATCGAAGGCCTAAGTAAGAAATTCGGCGAGAAGCTGGCCGTAAACAATCTAAATTTGAGCATTCCTTATGGCTCAATTTATGGCATCGTCGGTCCGAACGGTGCTGGCAAGACCACAACCTTGACCATGGTCACCGGTATTACCAAGCCGGATGCTGGTAAATCCTGGATTGCTGGTCATGAGACCGGAACCATCGAATCCAAGAAGGCCATGGGCCTGTTGATGGATGGTGCGCCGGTCTTTGAAAAGCTCTCGGGTGCTGAATACCTGCAGTACCTCGGCGCGCTGCGCAGCATGCCCGCAGCAGAGGTCGAAGAACGCAGCAGGGAGCTCCTTTCGGCGCTTGGGCTTTCCGATGCCGCCACGAAATACATCGGCGACTATTCCGCCGGTATGACCAAGAAGATTCTTCTGGCAGGCTCCATCCTGCACGACCCAGAAGTTCTCATCCTCGACGAGCCGCTTGAGGCTGTCGACCCAGTGTCCTCCCGCATGGTGCAGCAGTTGTTGCGCAGCTACGCCGCCAGGGGAGGCACTGTTATTTTATCCTCCCACGTCATGGAGCTGGTGGAGGGCCTGTGCGATCACGTCGCCCTTATCAACAACGGTGAGGTCGCCGTTGCCGGACAAATTGACCAAGTGCGCCAAGGACGCTCACTCACGGATGTCTTCGTGGATTACGCCGGTGGCGCCGAGTTCGACGACACGACGTTTACCTGGCTGCGAGGTAACTAA
- the rlmN gene encoding 23S rRNA (adenine(2503)-C(2))-methyltransferase RlmN, translating to MAQPIELNFTKPRRGLPPKHFADYTEAERIEILAELGLPKFRAKQVAKHYYVHHTVDVDEMTDIPESARKDIQEKLFPPLMTQIRDFSTDDGETTKSLWRLYDGTLLESVLMRYPGRATLCISSQAGCGMACPFCATGQGGLDRNLSAAEIVEQLRNAAKTMEAEGGRLTNVVFMGMGEPLANYKRVVHAVKQFTDPDGFGMSMRNVTISTVGLAPAVRKLADEGLSCTLAISLHTPDDEFRNELVPVNQRWDVDEILDAARYYVDKTSRRVSIEYALIRDKNDQDFRADMLGEKLHKALGSKVHVNLIPLNPTPGSEWDASPKDRQEEFVRRVIAQGVPCTVRDTKGQEIAAACGQLAAEERQ from the coding sequence ATGGCGCAACCAATTGAATTAAATTTTACAAAACCCCGACGCGGGCTTCCCCCAAAGCACTTCGCTGACTACACCGAGGCAGAGCGCATTGAGATCCTAGCAGAGCTAGGTCTGCCCAAATTCCGTGCCAAGCAGGTGGCTAAGCACTACTACGTCCACCACACCGTGGATGTAGATGAGATGACTGATATTCCAGAATCTGCGCGTAAGGATATTCAGGAAAAGCTCTTCCCACCGCTGATGACCCAGATCCGTGATTTCTCCACCGATGATGGAGAGACCACCAAGTCACTGTGGCGTCTCTACGACGGCACGTTGCTGGAGTCTGTCCTAATGCGTTACCCAGGCCGCGCAACCCTGTGTATTTCTTCGCAGGCTGGCTGCGGCATGGCGTGTCCTTTCTGCGCGACCGGCCAAGGCGGCCTGGACCGTAACCTGTCTGCTGCTGAAATCGTAGAACAGCTTCGCAATGCTGCCAAGACCATGGAGGCCGAAGGCGGCCGTTTGACCAATGTAGTGTTCATGGGCATGGGTGAGCCGCTGGCCAACTACAAGCGAGTGGTGCACGCCGTGAAGCAGTTTACGGACCCAGATGGATTTGGCATGTCGATGCGCAACGTGACCATTTCCACCGTCGGCCTGGCTCCTGCAGTTCGCAAGCTTGCCGATGAAGGCCTGTCCTGCACGCTGGCCATTTCCCTCCACACCCCGGACGATGAGTTCCGAAACGAGCTGGTTCCGGTTAACCAGCGGTGGGATGTCGATGAGATTTTGGACGCCGCTCGCTACTACGTAGACAAGACTTCACGTCGTGTTTCTATCGAGTACGCGCTCATTCGCGACAAGAACGATCAGGACTTCCGCGCAGACATGCTCGGCGAAAAGTTGCATAAAGCACTAGGCTCGAAAGTCCACGTGAATCTCATTCCGCTTAACCCGACTCCTGGGTCTGAGTGGGATGCGTCACCAAAAGACCGACAGGAAGAGTTTGTTCGCCGCGTCATTGCGCAAGGTGTCCCTTGTACCGTTCGCGATACTAAGGGACAGGAGATTGCCGCTGCGTGTGGACAGCTTGCCGCTGAAGAAAGGCAATAA
- the rpsB gene encoding 30S ribosomal protein S2, translating into MAVVTMRELLDAGVHFGHQTRRWNPKMRRHIFTDRNGIYIIDLQQTLTYIDEAFEFVKETVAHGGTVLFVGTKKQAQEAVAEEAARVDMPYVNHRWLGGMLTNFQTVSKRLKRMKELQAMDQAEDGYKGRTKKEVLMLTRERTKLERVLGGIAEMSKAPSALWIVDTNKEHIAVAEAHKLNIPVVAILDTNCDPDVVDFPIPGNDDAIRATKLLTGIIATAVEEGKKSREERQLAAAKDAAGDTAEKDERDAAEAAAASDPASAE; encoded by the coding sequence ATGGCAGTTGTAACCATGCGCGAGCTCCTCGACGCTGGTGTGCACTTTGGCCACCAGACCCGTCGCTGGAACCCAAAAATGCGTCGTCACATCTTCACCGATCGTAACGGCATCTACATCATTGACTTGCAGCAGACCCTGACCTACATTGATGAAGCATTCGAGTTCGTCAAGGAAACCGTTGCTCACGGTGGCACCGTCTTGTTCGTCGGCACCAAGAAGCAGGCTCAGGAAGCAGTTGCTGAAGAAGCAGCTCGCGTTGACATGCCTTACGTCAACCACCGTTGGTTGGGCGGCATGCTCACCAACTTCCAGACTGTTTCCAAGCGTCTGAAGCGTATGAAGGAACTTCAGGCAATGGATCAGGCTGAGGACGGCTACAAGGGCCGCACCAAGAAGGAAGTTCTCATGCTGACCCGTGAGCGCACCAAGCTGGAGCGCGTTCTCGGTGGTATCGCTGAGATGTCCAAGGCTCCATCTGCACTGTGGATTGTTGACACCAACAAGGAGCACATTGCAGTAGCTGAGGCTCACAAGCTGAACATCCCAGTCGTTGCTATCCTGGACACCAACTGTGATCCAGATGTCGTCGACTTCCCAATTCCAGGTAACGATGACGCAATCCGTGCAACCAAGTTGCTGACCGGCATCATTGCTACCGCTGTTGAAGAGGGCAAGAAGTCCCGCGAAGAGCGTCAGTTGGCAGCAGCTAAGGATGCTGCTGGCGACACCGCTGAGAAGGACGAGCGCGATGCAGCTGAGGCTGCGGCAGCGTCCGACCCAGCATCAGCTGAATAA
- a CDS encoding phosphatidate cytidylyltransferase, with the protein MRTVPKPKNSAGRNLPVAIGVGVGLGALVVFAVWAGQLAWYIVVAVAVGVAMWEVLTRLREHSYHLPRTLMIIGGQAMLWSSWPFETNGLIAVYVVAVLALMFGRLFHNGRHRPPINYLRDMSVGIFVLTWIPMFGSFAAMLSTTSQGGASIIVFMLCVVASDTGGYVAGVMFGSHPMAPAVSPKKSWEGFVGSIIFGMVTGALSIHFLLEREAWVGAVMGLGLVVCASLGDLVESQFKRELGIKDMSNILPGHGGLMDRLDGMLPAAMVTWVAISFLGV; encoded by the coding sequence ATGAGAACTGTGCCAAAACCGAAAAATAGCGCCGGCCGTAATTTGCCGGTCGCTATCGGCGTTGGTGTTGGCTTGGGCGCACTGGTGGTTTTTGCGGTGTGGGCGGGTCAACTTGCGTGGTACATAGTTGTCGCCGTGGCGGTTGGGGTCGCCATGTGGGAAGTTCTCACTCGTCTGCGGGAGCATTCCTACCATTTGCCGCGCACGTTGATGATCATCGGCGGGCAAGCAATGCTGTGGAGCTCCTGGCCTTTTGAAACCAACGGTCTCATCGCCGTGTATGTCGTTGCAGTGTTGGCATTGATGTTTGGTCGGCTGTTTCATAATGGGCGGCATCGTCCGCCAATCAACTATTTGCGCGACATGTCAGTGGGCATATTCGTCCTGACGTGGATTCCGATGTTCGGCTCATTTGCTGCGATGTTGTCCACCACCTCACAAGGTGGGGCATCGATCATCGTGTTTATGTTGTGCGTTGTCGCATCTGACACCGGCGGTTATGTCGCTGGCGTGATGTTCGGTTCACATCCAATGGCGCCAGCGGTGAGCCCCAAGAAGTCTTGGGAAGGCTTCGTTGGCTCTATCATCTTCGGCATGGTCACCGGTGCGTTGAGCATTCACTTCCTGCTTGAGCGTGAAGCCTGGGTTGGCGCAGTCATGGGCCTTGGCCTAGTGGTGTGCGCATCCCTGGGAGACCTCGTGGAGTCTCAGTTCAAGCGGGAACTAGGCATCAAAGATATGTCCAATATTCTGCCGGGCCACGGCGGCCTGATGGACCGCCTGGATGGCATGTTGCCGGCGGCCATGGTCACGTGGGTGGCTATTTCTTTCCTAGGTGTTTAA
- the frr gene encoding ribosome recycling factor: MIDDIQLESEERMTNSVEHTREELVTIRTGRANPSMFNGVVAEYYGVPTPITQMSSISVPEPRMLLIKPYEQSMMGEIENAIRNSDLGVNPTNDGQVLRVTIPQLTEERRRDLVKVAKSKGEDGKIAIRNVRRKAMEQLKKLQKDGDAGEDEVAAAEKEMEKTTQGYIEQIDKLVSNKEAELMEV; this comes from the coding sequence ATGATTGATGACATTCAGCTTGAGTCTGAAGAGCGCATGACCAACTCGGTTGAGCACACCCGTGAAGAGCTAGTGACCATCCGTACTGGCCGTGCGAACCCATCTATGTTTAATGGCGTTGTCGCTGAGTACTACGGTGTTCCAACGCCAATTACCCAGATGTCTTCCATCAGCGTGCCTGAGCCACGCATGCTGCTTATCAAGCCTTATGAGCAGTCCATGATGGGCGAAATCGAAAACGCCATCCGCAACTCTGACTTGGGTGTTAACCCAACCAATGACGGTCAGGTTCTACGCGTCACCATTCCACAGCTGACCGAGGAGCGTCGCCGTGACCTAGTCAAGGTGGCTAAGTCTAAGGGCGAGGACGGCAAGATTGCTATCCGCAACGTTCGCCGCAAGGCTATGGAACAGCTGAAGAAGCTGCAGAAAGATGGCGACGCTGGCGAGGACGAGGTCGCAGCAGCTGAAAAGGAAATGGAAAAGACCACCCAAGGCTACATCGAGCAGATTGATAAGCTCGTTTCTAACAAAGAAGCGGAGCTCATGGAGGTCTAA
- a CDS encoding M50 family metallopeptidase, giving the protein MANLLGIVLFALGICLTVALHEAGHMLTARAFGMRVRRFFIGFGPTLWSFKKNETEYGVAALPLGGFCDIAGMTAQDEFITEEERPYAMYKKPWWQRIIVLSGGVAVNIILGFMILFVVAQTAGLPNPNADTRPVVDQVACSADQLDNGELGSCTGVGAGGEAGIEQGDRLLTFNGEELESFQQLRDEVLIRPGETVTIEVERGTQVLELPVELDTVKRNIDGEMVDAGSIGLIQEPLDIIEKHGFVGAIPATWNYTGYMLEATVQGIIEFPSKIPGVVASIFGAERDTEGPMSVVGASRVGGELVEANLWAAFFMMLASLNYFLALFNLIPLPPFDGGHIAVVLYEKIRDFFRRLRGKAAAGPADYTKLMPVTYVIAAALMTVAAVIIVADFVNPIKLLG; this is encoded by the coding sequence ATGGCGAATCTCTTGGGCATTGTGCTGTTTGCCCTCGGCATCTGTCTCACAGTTGCACTGCATGAAGCTGGCCATATGCTCACCGCGCGTGCTTTTGGCATGCGGGTGCGCAGGTTTTTCATTGGTTTCGGGCCAACCCTGTGGAGCTTTAAGAAAAACGAGACTGAATACGGTGTTGCAGCGTTGCCTTTGGGCGGCTTCTGCGACATCGCTGGTATGACCGCGCAGGATGAGTTCATCACCGAGGAAGAGCGCCCCTATGCGATGTATAAAAAGCCTTGGTGGCAGCGCATTATCGTGCTTTCCGGTGGTGTGGCAGTCAACATCATTCTCGGCTTCATGATTTTGTTTGTGGTCGCGCAGACTGCTGGCCTTCCCAACCCCAACGCGGATACGCGTCCTGTGGTGGACCAAGTTGCGTGCTCCGCTGACCAGCTCGACAACGGAGAGCTTGGTTCCTGCACCGGCGTTGGTGCAGGTGGTGAAGCAGGCATTGAGCAAGGGGATAGGCTCCTTACTTTCAATGGCGAAGAGTTGGAGAGCTTTCAGCAGCTTCGCGATGAAGTCTTAATCCGCCCAGGTGAGACCGTCACCATCGAAGTAGAGCGCGGCACCCAAGTGCTGGAACTTCCAGTAGAGCTGGACACCGTCAAGCGCAATATTGATGGTGAAATGGTTGACGCCGGTTCGATTGGTTTGATCCAGGAGCCTTTGGACATCATCGAAAAGCATGGCTTTGTCGGCGCCATCCCTGCGACCTGGAACTACACGGGCTACATGCTTGAAGCAACTGTGCAGGGAATTATTGAGTTCCCATCCAAAATTCCTGGCGTTGTTGCTTCGATCTTTGGCGCTGAGCGCGATACCGAAGGCCCAATGTCTGTCGTTGGCGCATCTCGCGTTGGAGGCGAATTGGTGGAAGCAAACCTGTGGGCGGCGTTCTTTATGATGCTGGCTTCACTGAACTATTTCTTGGCTCTGTTTAATCTCATACCTCTGCCGCCATTTGACGGAGGTCATATTGCGGTGGTGCTTTATGAAAAGATTCGAGACTTCTTCAGGCGCCTTCGCGGCAAAGCGGCCGCCGGTCCAGCCGATTATACGAAACTTATGCCGGTTACCTATGTGATTGCGGCTGCATTGATGACGGTTGCTGCCGTAATTATTGTGGCTGACTTCGTCAATCCCATAAAATTGCTTGGCTAG
- the dxr gene encoding 1-deoxy-D-xylulose-5-phosphate reductoisomerase, whose product MWVKRILILGSTGSIGTQALEVVADNPDKFEIVGIAAGGSNPDLIIEQARAFNLSADHVAVAQADAAKTVSEALGGTVVDSAAQLVRDVEVDTVLNALVGSLGLEATLATIDAGEILALANKESLVAGGSIVMDRVKPGQLIPVDSEHSAMAQCLRSGDRGELARLVLTASGGPFRGWTREQMWEVSPQQAAAHPTWSMGQMNTLNSATLVNKGLELIEATLLFDIDAELIDVTVHPQSIIHSMATFKDGSTIAQASPPSMKLPISLSLDWPHRVPDAQPALDFSQVLDWHFEPVGKAFTAVQLAADVAGKGTLPAVYNAVNEEAAAAFLSGRIKFPQIVDCITEVLDSASQFAGVPSTVDDVLAIEAEARKRANKLLSTWS is encoded by the coding sequence GTGTGGGTGAAACGAATTCTAATTCTTGGCTCAACAGGTTCCATCGGCACGCAAGCGCTAGAAGTGGTTGCGGACAACCCAGATAAGTTCGAAATTGTCGGCATTGCTGCAGGTGGATCAAACCCAGATCTCATCATTGAGCAGGCACGTGCGTTCAATCTTTCGGCTGACCACGTGGCGGTGGCGCAGGCTGACGCGGCGAAGACGGTATCGGAAGCGCTCGGCGGCACTGTGGTGGATTCGGCGGCGCAGTTGGTGCGCGATGTTGAGGTGGATACGGTGCTCAACGCGCTGGTGGGTTCCTTGGGATTGGAGGCGACGCTGGCAACGATTGATGCCGGGGAGATTCTGGCGCTTGCAAACAAGGAGTCTTTGGTCGCGGGTGGCTCCATCGTGATGGATAGAGTCAAGCCGGGGCAGTTGATTCCGGTGGATTCAGAGCACTCGGCGATGGCGCAGTGTCTGCGTTCCGGCGATCGCGGGGAGCTGGCACGGTTGGTCTTGACGGCTTCGGGAGGGCCATTTCGGGGTTGGACGCGGGAGCAGATGTGGGAGGTTAGCCCACAGCAGGCCGCGGCACACCCGACGTGGTCTATGGGGCAGATGAACACGCTGAACTCGGCCACTTTGGTCAACAAGGGCTTGGAGCTCATCGAGGCCACCTTGTTGTTCGATATCGACGCTGAGCTTATCGATGTCACCGTGCATCCGCAGTCGATAATTCACTCGATGGCGACGTTTAAGGATGGGTCGACAATTGCCCAGGCCTCACCGCCTTCGATGAAGCTGCCTATTTCCTTGTCCTTGGACTGGCCGCATCGCGTGCCTGATGCGCAGCCTGCGTTGGACTTTTCGCAGGTGTTGGATTGGCATTTCGAGCCAGTTGGCAAGGCATTTACAGCTGTGCAGCTGGCTGCCGATGTCGCCGGCAAGGGCACATTGCCGGCTGTCTATAACGCGGTTAACGAGGAAGCAGCGGCAGCATTCTTATCAGGCCGTATTAAGTTCCCACAGATTGTTGACTGTATTACTGAGGTCCTGGATTCTGCTTCACAGTTTGCTGGTGTACCGTCAACCGTTGACGATGTGCTGGCCATTGAAGCTGAAGCACGCAAGCGGGCGAATAAACTGCTGTCTACTTGGTCATAG
- the tsf gene encoding translation elongation factor Ts, which yields MANYTAADVKALREATGSGMLDCKKALEEAGGDYDKAVEILRIKGAKSVSKRADREATEGLIAVSGNTMVEINCETDFVAKNADFRTFADKIVEAAGAAKANSAEELNAVQIDGKDVATLIDEESAKIGEKLQARRAVTVEGDNVAVYLHQRSADLPPAVGVLVSYEGDAEAARAVAMQVAAMKAEYLTREEVPAEIVEKEREIAEATTREEGKPEAALPKIVEGRLNGFYKSIVLLDQASLSDSKKTVKQVAEEAGTTITGFQRYEVGA from the coding sequence ATGGCGAACTACACTGCTGCTGACGTAAAGGCACTGCGCGAGGCTACCGGCTCCGGCATGCTGGACTGCAAGAAGGCTCTGGAAGAAGCAGGCGGCGACTACGACAAGGCCGTCGAGATTCTGCGCATCAAGGGCGCAAAGTCTGTTTCCAAGCGTGCTGACCGCGAAGCAACCGAAGGCCTCATCGCCGTTTCCGGTAACACCATGGTTGAGATCAACTGTGAGACCGACTTCGTTGCTAAGAACGCTGACTTCCGCACTTTCGCTGACAAGATTGTTGAAGCAGCTGGCGCTGCTAAGGCAAACTCCGCAGAAGAGCTCAACGCAGTTCAGATTGATGGCAAGGACGTTGCCACTCTGATCGACGAAGAGTCCGCAAAGATCGGTGAGAAGCTGCAGGCACGCCGCGCAGTCACCGTTGAAGGCGACAATGTTGCGGTTTACCTGCACCAGCGTTCCGCTGACCTGCCACCAGCAGTTGGCGTTCTGGTTTCCTACGAAGGCGACGCAGAAGCAGCTCGTGCAGTTGCAATGCAGGTTGCTGCGATGAAGGCAGAGTACCTGACCCGTGAAGAGGTCCCAGCTGAGATCGTGGAGAAGGAGCGCGAAATCGCTGAGGCTACCACCCGCGAAGAGGGCAAGCCAGAAGCTGCACTGCCTAAGATCGTAGAAGGCCGTCTGAACGGTTTCTACAAGTCCATCGTTCTTCTGGACCAGGCTTCCCTGTCTGACTCCAAGAAGACCGTTAAGCAGGTTGCTGAGGAAGCTGGCACCACCATCACCGGCTTCCAGCGCTACGAGGTTGGCGCTTAA
- a CDS encoding HNH endonuclease signature motif containing protein codes for METNNATLEMINWDALECSMRPEPLDESAYYSISNCHDPAAAHGMIRRCMDLHIWMMHVPENEEDFELYARKMSSTFGVTAGYVRAAVFGIMRLAELPETNAVFRRLCHLDIDRLIGINNTLDKLGPVPDIAMMQRIDCELAEYLTPKRRNQRMPSRRAITNFLNELIALEDSSLSNENTRPRLRYTINYSGKRAFIELETGAEAGTVIDKCIKELAERTGTSMAKAAIALLSGEEDPKAKLILNLYQAKTDNAPVFIPEIGWLEPEQAEEMLQRIASTRDMDNVATAETAAYSPSDSIRSAVVGLDGTCRWPDCDAPAHRCQTDHRHNHADGGPTSAWNLASLCQHHHNIKTDRRAFYIMDPFTRVIFWLFADGSWESTVPSGPMSEGKKRWAQTVAQANQARRRNARLFAQMDIGEPEIEEVIVDVEEGEPPF; via the coding sequence ATGGAAACCAACAATGCAACCTTAGAGATGATTAACTGGGACGCACTTGAGTGTTCAATGCGCCCTGAACCATTAGACGAATCCGCCTACTACTCCATTAGCAACTGTCACGACCCCGCCGCCGCGCACGGCATGATCCGCCGATGCATGGACCTCCATATTTGGATGATGCACGTCCCCGAGAATGAGGAAGACTTTGAGCTTTATGCCCGCAAAATGTCTTCGACTTTCGGCGTGACTGCCGGCTATGTCCGCGCTGCCGTGTTTGGCATAATGCGCCTAGCCGAGCTGCCCGAGACCAATGCAGTATTCAGGCGTCTATGCCACCTGGATATTGACCGACTCATTGGCATTAACAACACTCTCGACAAGCTCGGCCCTGTGCCTGATATTGCCATGATGCAGCGCATCGATTGTGAGTTGGCCGAATATCTCACTCCGAAGCGCCGTAATCAGCGCATGCCTTCCCGGCGTGCAATTACTAATTTCCTCAATGAGCTCATTGCTCTTGAGGATTCTTCTTTATCTAATGAAAACACCAGGCCTCGGCTTCGCTACACCATCAATTACTCCGGCAAGCGAGCGTTCATCGAATTAGAAACCGGCGCTGAGGCAGGCACGGTCATAGACAAGTGCATCAAAGAATTAGCCGAACGTACTGGAACTTCGATGGCCAAGGCCGCGATTGCACTGCTCAGTGGCGAGGAAGACCCTAAAGCAAAGCTCATCTTGAACCTGTACCAGGCCAAGACCGACAACGCCCCTGTCTTCATACCAGAAATTGGTTGGCTGGAGCCCGAGCAAGCTGAGGAAATGCTGCAGCGCATAGCAAGCACACGCGATATGGATAACGTCGCCACCGCAGAGACCGCGGCTTACTCCCCTTCTGATTCCATTCGCTCAGCCGTTGTCGGGCTTGATGGCACTTGCCGCTGGCCAGACTGCGATGCACCCGCGCACCGCTGCCAGACTGACCACCGTCACAATCACGCGGATGGCGGTCCAACTTCGGCATGGAACCTCGCTAGTCTGTGCCAGCACCACCACAACATCAAGACTGACCGCCGGGCGTTCTACATCATGGACCCGTTTACGCGAGTCATCTTCTGGCTATTCGCCGATGGTTCTTGGGAAAGCACGGTTCCTAGCGGGCCGATGTCGGAGGGCAAGAAGCGGTGGGCGCAGACAGTGGCGCAAGCAAATCAGGCCCGTCGACGCAATGCGCGCTTGTTCGCGCAAATGGACATCGGCGAGCCTGAAATTGAAGAAGTCATCGTGGACGTAGAAGAAGGTGAGCCACCGTTCTAA
- the pyrH gene encoding UMP kinase produces the protein MLKLGGEMFGGGQVGIDPDVVENVARQIAEVARAGTEVAVVIGGGNFFRGAELSQRGMDRARSDYMGMLGTVMNCLALQDFLGQLDVDCRVQTSINMAQVAEPYLPLRAERHLEKGRVVIFGAGMGMPYFSTDTTAAQRALEIGCEVLFLAKGVDGVYSDDPRSNPDAELYDEITPREVIERGLKVADATAFSLCMDNNMPILVFNLLTEGNIARAVNGERIGTLVQS, from the coding sequence ATGTTAAAGCTAGGCGGTGAAATGTTCGGCGGCGGCCAAGTCGGCATTGACCCGGATGTTGTAGAAAACGTGGCACGTCAGATTGCAGAAGTTGCCCGTGCCGGCACTGAAGTTGCGGTAGTCATCGGCGGCGGCAACTTCTTCCGCGGCGCTGAGCTTTCCCAGCGCGGCATGGACCGTGCTCGCTCTGACTACATGGGCATGCTGGGCACCGTCATGAACTGCTTGGCTTTGCAGGACTTCCTCGGCCAGCTCGACGTTGACTGCCGTGTGCAGACTTCCATCAACATGGCGCAGGTCGCTGAGCCATACTTGCCGCTGCGTGCAGAGCGCCACTTGGAGAAGGGCCGCGTTGTCATCTTCGGTGCAGGCATGGGCATGCCATATTTCTCCACCGACACCACCGCTGCACAACGTGCGCTGGAAATCGGTTGTGAGGTGTTGTTCTTGGCTAAGGGCGTAGACGGTGTCTACTCCGATGACCCACGTTCCAACCCGGATGCGGAGCTTTATGATGAAATCACCCCACGTGAGGTCATCGAACGCGGCCTGAAGGTTGCAGACGCTACCGCATTCAGCCTGTGCATGGACAACAACATGCCAATCCTCGTGTTCAACCTTTTGACCGAAGGCAACATTGCCCGCGCCGTCAATGGTGAGCGTATCGGTACCTTGGTGCAGTCTTAG
- a CDS encoding DUF2631 domain-containing protein, with product MSSHNKAPEVYDGVSTSDVPSAGFGWSRTPRTGTQIAGWGSVFILLAYNFGNHQGHVETVFLAIFAALIAIGLLIHAFQPKLSQVRTLTGRNKPENHVEPDWMYEQKTLGGEYAELSDAELRALNIDPARVEHLRVAPSKKKAIQN from the coding sequence GTGTCTTCTCACAACAAGGCGCCAGAGGTATACGACGGCGTATCCACCAGTGACGTTCCTTCCGCTGGCTTCGGTTGGTCCCGTACCCCACGCACCGGTACCCAGATTGCTGGTTGGGGCTCTGTATTCATCCTGCTGGCGTACAACTTTGGTAACCACCAGGGTCACGTTGAGACCGTCTTCTTGGCTATCTTTGCTGCACTGATTGCTATTGGCCTTCTGATTCACGCTTTCCAGCCAAAGCTTTCCCAGGTTCGCACCCTGACTGGCCGCAACAAGCCAGAGAACCACGTCGAGCCAGACTGGATGTACGAGCAGAAGACTTTGGGTGGCGAGTACGCAGAGCTTAGCGATGCCGAGCTGCGTGCACTGAACATCGACCCAGCTCGCGTCGAGCACCTGCGTGTTGCCCCTTCCAAGAAGAAGGCAATCCAGAACTAA
- a CDS encoding LapA family protein translates to MTTPNPSEEFEYTSTEVEHADVHPTEQPVAASPEKPKVKGSLAASTWIALIIGAILLILLIVFILQNQQSVELNIFAWSGEFPAGIAFLLFAIGGALVMALIGGWRMLELRRQIKHLGKK, encoded by the coding sequence ATGACTACACCAAACCCATCTGAAGAATTCGAATACACATCCACCGAAGTCGAGCATGCCGATGTGCACCCGACCGAACAGCCAGTTGCAGCCTCCCCCGAGAAGCCGAAAGTTAAGGGCTCATTGGCTGCATCAACATGGATTGCTCTGATCATCGGCGCAATCTTGCTGATTCTCTTGATTGTTTTCATCCTGCAGAATCAGCAGTCTGTGGAGCTCAATATTTTCGCATGGTCTGGTGAATTCCCAGCAGGTATTGCGTTCTTGCTGTTTGCCATCGGCGGTGCACTAGTTATGGCACTGATTGGCGGCTGGCGCATGCTGGAGCTGCGCCGCCAGATTAAACACCTAGGAAAGAAATAG